A DNA window from Streptomyces parvus contains the following coding sequences:
- the galK gene encoding galactokinase, which produces MTQHAEPTVTVVEGDPADPAATFAELYGSEPEGIWAAPGRVNLIGEYTDFNDGFVMPLALPHAAVAAVSRRADGVLRLYSTDVPGGVVSLRVDELAPHSGHGWAAYPAGVLWALREAGHPVPGADIALTSTVPTGAGLSSSAALEVVTALALNDLFELGLSAAELAVIGRRAENDFVGVPCGIMDQMASACCTEGHALHLDTRDLSLRQVPFDLASQGLTLLVVDTRVKHALGDGAYAERRAGCEEGARLLGIPMLRDLPYEDLATALTALADAGADESVIRYVRHVVGDNRRVEQVIALLDAGDVRAAGPVLNEGHLSLRDDLRVSCPELDLVVETANAAGALGARMTGGGFGGSAVVLVEEAAAEAVAKAVSEAFASAGHAAPGIFDAVPSAGARRLR; this is translated from the coding sequence ATGACCCAGCACGCTGAACCGACCGTGACCGTCGTCGAGGGAGACCCGGCCGACCCCGCCGCCACCTTCGCCGAGCTGTACGGAAGCGAGCCCGAGGGCATCTGGGCCGCACCCGGACGAGTGAATCTGATCGGCGAGTACACCGACTTCAACGACGGCTTCGTCATGCCGCTCGCCCTCCCGCACGCCGCCGTCGCCGCCGTCTCCCGCCGCGCCGACGGTGTTCTGCGCCTCTACTCCACCGACGTTCCCGGCGGCGTCGTCTCGCTGCGCGTCGACGAACTCGCCCCGCACTCCGGCCACGGCTGGGCCGCCTACCCCGCCGGGGTGCTCTGGGCCCTGCGCGAGGCCGGGCACCCGGTCCCCGGGGCGGACATCGCCCTGACCTCCACCGTGCCCACCGGTGCCGGCCTGTCCTCCTCCGCCGCCCTCGAAGTCGTCACCGCGCTCGCGCTGAACGACCTCTTCGAACTCGGCCTGAGCGCCGCCGAACTCGCCGTCATCGGCCGCCGCGCCGAGAACGACTTCGTGGGCGTGCCCTGCGGAATCATGGACCAGATGGCCTCGGCCTGCTGCACCGAGGGCCACGCCCTCCACCTCGACACCCGGGACCTCTCCCTGCGCCAGGTCCCCTTCGACCTCGCCTCCCAGGGCCTGACGCTCCTGGTCGTCGACACCCGGGTCAAGCACGCGCTCGGCGACGGGGCGTACGCGGAGCGCCGGGCCGGCTGCGAGGAGGGCGCCCGGCTGCTCGGCATACCGATGCTGCGCGATCTGCCGTACGAGGACCTCGCCACGGCGCTCACCGCCCTCGCCGACGCCGGGGCGGACGAGTCCGTCATCCGCTACGTACGCCATGTCGTCGGCGACAACCGCCGGGTCGAGCAGGTCATCGCCCTGCTCGACGCGGGCGACGTCCGCGCCGCGGGCCCCGTCCTGAACGAGGGGCACCTCTCGCTCCGCGACGATCTGCGGGTCTCCTGCCCGGAGTTGGACCTCGTGGTCGAGACGGCGAACGCGGCCGGGGCGCTCGGTGCGCGGATGACCGGGGGCGGTTTCGGCGGCTCGGCGGTCGTCCTGGTGGAGGAGGCGGCGGCCGAGGCGGTGGCCAAGGCGGTCAGCGAGGCGTTCGCGTCGGCCGGGCACGCGGCCCCGGGGATCTTCGACGCCGTTCCGTCCGCCGGAGCACGTCGGCTGCGCTGA
- the galE gene encoding UDP-glucose 4-epimerase GalE, protein MSNPQNVRDDRKKYLVTGGAGYVGSVVAQHLLEAGHTVTVLDDLSTGFREGVPAGAAFVEGRIQDAARHLDPSYDGVLHFAAFSQVGESVVNPEKYWVNNVGGTTALLAAMREHGVRTLVFSSTAATYGEPVSSPITETDPTAPTSPYGASKLAVDHMISGEATAHGLAAVSLRYFNVAGAYGRCGERHDPESHLIPLVLQVALGKRESINVYGDDYPTPDGTCVRDYIHVADLAEAHLLALTAAAPGEHLICNLGNGNGFSVREVIETVRKVTGHPVPETAAPRRGGDPAVLVASAATAVERLGWQPSRADLAGIIADAWQFARREDTTTP, encoded by the coding sequence GTGAGCAACCCCCAGAACGTCCGCGACGACCGGAAGAAGTACCTGGTCACCGGCGGTGCCGGATACGTCGGCAGCGTCGTCGCCCAGCACCTGCTGGAGGCCGGGCACACCGTGACCGTCCTCGACGACCTGTCCACCGGCTTCCGCGAGGGCGTCCCGGCCGGGGCCGCGTTCGTCGAGGGCCGCATCCAGGACGCCGCCCGCCATCTGGACCCCTCCTACGACGGCGTCCTGCACTTCGCCGCCTTCTCGCAGGTCGGCGAGTCCGTGGTGAACCCCGAGAAGTACTGGGTCAACAACGTCGGCGGCACCACCGCCCTGCTCGCCGCCATGCGCGAACACGGCGTGCGCACCCTCGTGTTCTCCTCCACCGCCGCCACCTACGGCGAACCGGTCTCCAGCCCCATCACCGAGACCGACCCCACCGCCCCCACCAGCCCCTACGGCGCGTCCAAGCTCGCCGTCGACCACATGATCAGCGGCGAGGCCACCGCCCACGGCCTGGCCGCCGTCTCGCTGCGCTACTTCAACGTGGCCGGGGCGTACGGCAGGTGCGGCGAACGCCACGACCCCGAGTCCCACCTCATCCCGCTGGTCCTCCAAGTCGCTCTCGGCAAGCGCGAGTCGATCAACGTCTACGGCGACGACTACCCCACCCCCGACGGCACCTGCGTCCGCGACTACATCCACGTCGCCGACCTCGCCGAGGCCCACCTGCTGGCCCTGACCGCCGCAGCCCCGGGCGAGCACCTGATCTGCAACCTCGGCAACGGCAACGGATTCTCGGTCCGCGAGGTCATCGAGACCGTCCGCAAGGTCACCGGCCACCCGGTCCCCGAGACCGCCGCCCCCCGCCGCGGCGGCGACCCGGCCGTCCTCGTCGCCTCCGCCGCCACCGCCGTCGAGCGCCTCGGCTGGCAGCCCTCCCGCGCCGACCTGGCCGGAATCATCGCCGACGCCTGGCAGTTCGCCCGCCGAGAGGACACGACCACCCCATGA
- the galT gene encoding galactose-1-phosphate uridylyltransferase, giving the protein MKKTVTTLADGRELIYYDAAEDTVRDAVDQRPLDPVSTSSEIRRDPLLGDAVAIASHRQARTYHPPADACPLCPTREGRHSEIPDGHYDVAVFENRFPSLAGDSGRCEVVCFTSDHDASFADLTEEQAALVLAAWTDRTAALAALDQVTQVFCFENRGAEIGVTLGHPHGQIYGYPFVTPRTELMLRSAARHREEKGSNLFDDVVAREEKDGSRVVLATDHWIAFVPYAAHWPYEVHLHPRRRVPDLRELEEGARAEFPQVYLELLRRFDRIFGPGEPPTPYISAWHQAPFGVDGREEFALHLELFTIRRTSGKLKFLAGSESGMSVFINDVPPEAAAERLREVASQ; this is encoded by the coding sequence GTGAAGAAGACGGTGACGACCCTCGCCGACGGCCGTGAGCTGATCTACTACGACGCCGCGGAGGACACCGTCCGCGACGCCGTCGACCAGCGCCCCCTGGACCCCGTCTCGACCTCGTCCGAGATCCGCCGCGATCCGCTGCTCGGCGACGCGGTCGCCATCGCCTCGCACCGCCAGGCCCGCACCTACCACCCGCCTGCCGACGCCTGCCCGCTCTGCCCCACCCGGGAGGGCCGGCACAGCGAGATCCCCGACGGCCACTACGACGTGGCGGTCTTCGAGAACCGCTTCCCCTCGCTCGCCGGTGACTCCGGCCGCTGCGAGGTCGTCTGCTTCACCTCCGACCACGACGCGTCCTTCGCCGACCTCACCGAGGAGCAGGCCGCGCTCGTCCTCGCCGCCTGGACCGACCGCACCGCCGCCCTCGCCGCCCTCGACCAGGTCACCCAGGTCTTCTGCTTCGAGAACCGCGGCGCCGAGATCGGCGTCACCCTCGGCCACCCGCACGGCCAGATCTACGGCTACCCCTTCGTCACCCCGCGCACCGAGCTGATGCTCCGCTCGGCAGCCCGGCACCGCGAGGAGAAGGGCTCCAACCTCTTCGACGACGTGGTCGCCCGCGAGGAGAAGGACGGCTCACGCGTCGTCCTCGCCACCGACCACTGGATCGCCTTCGTCCCCTACGCGGCGCACTGGCCCTACGAGGTCCACCTCCACCCCCGCCGCCGCGTCCCCGACCTGCGGGAGCTGGAGGAGGGCGCGCGGGCGGAGTTCCCCCAGGTCTATCTGGAACTCTTGAGGCGCTTCGACCGGATCTTCGGACCCGGCGAGCCGCCGACCCCGTACATCTCCGCCTGGCACCAGGCGCCCTTCGGGGTCGACGGCCGGGAGGAGTTCGCCCTGCACCTGGAGCTTTTCACCATTCGCCGGACCTCCGGCAAGCTGAAGTTCCTCGCGGGGTCCGAGTCCGGCATGAGCGTGTTCATCAACGACGTGCCGCCGGAGGCCGCGGCCGAGCGACTGCGAGAGGTAGCGAGCCAGTGA
- a CDS encoding sodium:solute symporter family protein, producing the protein MHTLAEGLRLPTNGLDYAILAIYFVVVLGIGFMARASVRTSLDFFLSGRSLPAWVTGLAFVAANLGATEILGMAATGAQYGVAVVHWYWIGAIPAMVFLGLVMMPFYYRSKVRSVPEFLLQRFDRSAHLLSSVLFAFAAILIAGVNLYALSIVVEALLGWPQWVAIVVAGLFVLVYITIGGLSSAIYNEVLQFFVILAALIPLTVLGLKRVGGWDAMSDSLTKQHGGDFMTAWGGTGIGDPNPLGANWLTIILGLGFVLSFGYWTTNFAEVQRALSAKNLSAAKRTPLIAAFPKIFIVFAVMIPGLVAAVIVPKIGTPDSDLTYNDAIPLLMQELLPNGVLGIAVTGLLAAFMAGMAANVSSFNTVFTTDIWQRYVVKDRPDTYYLRFGRLITAIGVLASIGTAFIAASFSNIMSYLQTLFSFFNVPMFVVFIIGMFWKRASMKSGVWGLVAGTAAAMINYFWIYKGGIIDIPSDQGANFVSAIVGFVAGAVVMVVVTLFTAPKPEAELAGLVYGTESPSPDEELEEADRAWYRKPALLGWGAIVLAAACYIPYSF; encoded by the coding sequence ATGCACACACTGGCCGAAGGGCTTCGGCTCCCCACGAACGGGCTCGACTACGCCATCCTGGCGATCTACTTCGTCGTCGTCCTCGGCATCGGCTTCATGGCCCGTGCCAGCGTCAGGACGAGCCTCGACTTCTTCCTCTCCGGACGGTCCCTGCCCGCCTGGGTGACCGGGCTCGCCTTCGTCGCGGCGAACCTCGGCGCCACCGAGATCCTCGGCATGGCGGCCACTGGCGCGCAGTACGGCGTCGCGGTGGTGCACTGGTACTGGATCGGCGCGATCCCCGCCATGGTCTTCCTCGGCCTGGTGATGATGCCGTTCTACTACCGCTCCAAGGTGCGCTCGGTGCCGGAGTTCCTGCTCCAGCGGTTCGACAGGTCCGCGCACCTGCTGAGCTCCGTGCTCTTCGCGTTCGCGGCGATCCTCATCGCGGGCGTCAACCTCTACGCCCTGTCGATCGTCGTGGAGGCGCTCCTCGGCTGGCCGCAGTGGGTCGCGATCGTCGTCGCGGGCCTGTTCGTGCTGGTCTACATCACGATCGGCGGGCTCTCCTCGGCGATCTACAACGAGGTGCTCCAGTTCTTCGTCATCCTCGCCGCGCTGATCCCCCTCACCGTCCTCGGCCTGAAGCGGGTCGGCGGCTGGGACGCCATGAGCGACTCGCTGACGAAGCAGCACGGCGGGGACTTCATGACCGCCTGGGGCGGCACCGGCATCGGTGACCCCAACCCGCTGGGCGCCAACTGGCTGACGATCATCCTCGGCCTCGGCTTCGTGCTGTCCTTCGGCTACTGGACGACGAACTTCGCCGAGGTGCAGCGCGCTCTCTCGGCGAAGAACCTCTCCGCCGCCAAGCGCACCCCGCTGATCGCCGCCTTCCCGAAGATCTTCATCGTCTTCGCGGTGATGATCCCGGGCCTGGTCGCCGCCGTGATCGTGCCCAAGATCGGCACCCCGGACTCCGACCTGACCTACAACGACGCGATACCCCTGCTGATGCAGGAGCTGCTCCCCAACGGTGTCCTCGGCATCGCGGTGACCGGTCTGCTCGCCGCGTTCATGGCGGGCATGGCGGCCAACGTCTCCTCGTTCAACACGGTGTTCACCACCGACATCTGGCAGCGGTACGTGGTGAAGGACAGGCCGGACACGTACTACCTGAGGTTCGGGCGGCTGATCACGGCGATCGGCGTCCTGGCCTCGATCGGCACGGCGTTCATCGCCGCCAGCTTCTCGAACATCATGAGCTACCTCCAGACGCTGTTCTCGTTCTTCAACGTCCCGATGTTCGTCGTCTTCATCATCGGCATGTTCTGGAAGCGGGCCTCGATGAAGTCCGGCGTCTGGGGCCTGGTCGCGGGTACCGCGGCCGCGATGATCAACTACTTCTGGATCTACAAGGGCGGGATCATCGACATCCCCTCCGACCAGGGCGCCAACTTCGTCTCCGCGATCGTCGGCTTCGTCGCCGGAGCCGTCGTCATGGTCGTCGTCACCCTCTTCACCGCGCCGAAGCCCGAGGCGGAGCTGGCCGGTCTGGTGTACGGGACCGAGTCGCCGAGCCCCGACGAGGAGCTGGAGGAGGCCGACAGGGCCTGGTACCGCAAGCCGGCGCTGCTCGGCTGGGGCGCGATCGTGCTCGCCGCCGCGTGCTACATCCCCTACTCGTTCTGA
- a CDS encoding response regulator transcription factor — protein sequence MGVRLMVVDDHRLLAEALASALKLRGHRVLAAAAPTSGAAELVVSRAPEVCLFGTASPAAPGVFDPITRIGQERPQVAVVVLGPVPSPRGIAAAFAAGAAGYVRHDERIEGVERAMLKARAGESAIAPQLLRGAFAELLDPAAQPDDEGRRLLRMLTPREAEVLVRVAEGEGTRLIAAGMDIAPSTARTHVQRVLMKLGVGSRLEAAALAARTGLLERAAANGGAPRGPYAPGGTRGTHRENTPGGTQQGPYVPGQRG from the coding sequence ATGGGCGTGCGGCTCATGGTGGTCGACGATCACCGTCTGCTCGCCGAGGCACTCGCCTCGGCGCTGAAACTCCGCGGGCACCGGGTGCTCGCGGCGGCGGCGCCGACCTCCGGTGCCGCGGAACTGGTCGTCAGCAGGGCCCCGGAGGTCTGCCTGTTCGGTACGGCCTCGCCCGCCGCCCCCGGCGTCTTCGACCCGATCACGCGTATCGGCCAGGAACGCCCGCAGGTGGCGGTGGTGGTCCTCGGGCCGGTGCCCAGTCCGCGCGGGATCGCCGCGGCGTTCGCCGCCGGGGCCGCGGGGTACGTCCGGCACGACGAGCGCATCGAGGGCGTCGAGCGGGCCATGCTCAAGGCGCGGGCAGGGGAGAGCGCCATCGCCCCGCAGCTGCTGCGGGGGGCCTTCGCCGAGCTGCTCGATCCGGCGGCCCAGCCCGACGACGAGGGGCGGCGGCTGCTGCGGATGCTCACCCCGCGCGAGGCCGAGGTGCTGGTACGGGTCGCCGAGGGCGAGGGCACCCGGCTGATCGCGGCCGGGATGGACATCGCCCCGAGCACCGCCCGCACCCATGTCCAGCGGGTCCTGATGAAGCTCGGGGTCGGCTCCCGGCTGGAGGCGGCGGCCCTCGCCGCCCGCACCGGGCTCCTGGAGCGCGCCGCGGCGAACGGCGGCGCGCCGCGGGGCCCGTACGCCCCCGGGGGAACGCGCGGAACGCACCGGGAGAACACCCCCGGCGGTACGCAGCAGGGGCCGTACGTTCCCGGACAGCGCGGGTGA
- a CDS encoding PQQ-binding-like beta-propeller repeat protein, whose product MTQPPQQPPHPDEPSNTPPEAPNTPPAPPAGGFGAPQDPPPGGFGRPTPPPADPFGKQPQQPPAAPPQPPAAPQDAPAGGYGTPPPPAPGSYPTPPAPQPNGYGYPQAPQPGYGYPQAPAGQHGMPQQAYGYPTQPMQPQYGGPQPGGNGGKKFSTQMQIIVAAAVAVVLIIGAGVIYSTTSGDGDGKNEASSSGSTGGGGKGGEGSGLAGGSEKVPANTKSKVAFQVPQPVVKDIVTVEGSWLTDKAYVKSGINEINGYDRDKGTKLWSFPLPGEMCTASRHVSKDYKTAVVFQETKPTKENKYPSCNQVGVIDLAAGKLLWSKSVTSATGGDRPVSFDEVTLSGTTVAAGGTSGGAAFKLADGAELWKPKVGADGCYDRGYAGGEALAVVRKCGTYDSPQLTVQALNPTSGEPLSSYQMPAGVEYAHIVSTKPLVVAADVGDTAGDGSGISDFFSIDAATGKLKVRIPADAEKYAGDCDSTEVEKCQNMAVGNNRLYLPTERHEGTGEYGDTNEVVAFDLDTGKLLGGRADAGDRHILTPLRMDGTSVIAYKEAPYDKGGQVVSIDGETFKQTTLMENPDDEAIRKAEKRFSIGSAELLYSDGQFYMAATSVHKPSTVTPDEKVYLVVAYGTD is encoded by the coding sequence ATGACCCAGCCGCCGCAGCAGCCGCCCCACCCCGACGAGCCGTCGAACACGCCGCCGGAAGCACCGAACACGCCCCCGGCACCGCCCGCCGGTGGGTTCGGTGCGCCGCAGGACCCGCCGCCCGGGGGCTTCGGCCGGCCGACTCCGCCGCCCGCGGACCCCTTCGGCAAGCAGCCACAGCAGCCGCCCGCCGCCCCGCCGCAGCCGCCCGCCGCGCCGCAGGACGCGCCCGCCGGGGGCTACGGCACCCCGCCGCCCCCGGCGCCGGGCAGCTATCCCACCCCGCCCGCGCCGCAGCCCAACGGCTACGGCTACCCCCAGGCCCCGCAGCCGGGGTACGGCTACCCGCAGGCGCCCGCAGGCCAGCACGGGATGCCGCAGCAGGCGTACGGCTACCCGACCCAGCCGATGCAGCCGCAGTACGGGGGCCCGCAGCCGGGCGGCAACGGGGGCAAGAAGTTCTCCACCCAGATGCAGATCATCGTCGCCGCGGCCGTCGCCGTGGTGCTGATCATCGGCGCCGGGGTCATCTACTCCACCACCAGCGGTGACGGCGACGGCAAGAACGAGGCCTCCTCGTCCGGCTCCACCGGTGGGGGCGGCAAGGGCGGCGAGGGCAGCGGACTGGCCGGCGGCAGCGAGAAGGTGCCCGCCAACACCAAGTCCAAGGTCGCCTTCCAGGTGCCGCAGCCTGTGGTCAAGGACATCGTGACGGTCGAGGGCTCCTGGCTCACCGACAAGGCGTACGTGAAGTCCGGGATCAACGAGATCAACGGCTACGACCGCGACAAGGGCACCAAGCTCTGGTCCTTCCCGCTGCCCGGCGAGATGTGCACGGCGTCCCGGCACGTGAGCAAGGACTACAAGACGGCCGTCGTCTTCCAGGAGACGAAGCCGACCAAGGAGAACAAGTACCCGTCGTGCAACCAGGTCGGTGTGATCGACCTGGCCGCCGGGAAGCTCCTGTGGAGCAAGAGCGTCACCTCCGCCACCGGCGGCGACCGGCCGGTCTCCTTCGACGAGGTCACGCTCAGCGGGACCACCGTCGCGGCGGGCGGCACCTCGGGCGGCGCGGCCTTCAAGCTGGCCGACGGCGCCGAGCTCTGGAAGCCGAAGGTCGGCGCGGACGGCTGCTACGACCGCGGTTACGCGGGCGGCGAGGCCCTTGCCGTGGTCCGCAAGTGCGGTACGTACGACAGCCCGCAGCTCACCGTGCAGGCGCTCAACCCGACCTCCGGCGAGCCGCTGTCCTCGTACCAGATGCCCGCCGGCGTCGAGTACGCGCACATCGTCTCCACCAAGCCGCTGGTGGTCGCGGCCGACGTCGGCGACACCGCCGGCGACGGCAGCGGCATCTCCGACTTCTTCTCGATCGACGCGGCGACCGGCAAGCTGAAGGTCCGTATCCCCGCCGACGCGGAGAAGTACGCGGGCGACTGCGACTCCACCGAAGTCGAGAAGTGCCAGAACATGGCCGTCGGCAACAACCGGCTCTACCTGCCGACCGAGCGCCACGAAGGGACCGGCGAGTACGGCGACACCAACGAGGTCGTCGCCTTCGACCTGGACACCGGAAAGCTCCTCGGCGGCCGGGCGGACGCGGGCGACCGCCACATCCTGACCCCGCTCCGGATGGACGGCACCAGCGTCATCGCCTACAAGGAGGCCCCCTACGACAAGGGCGGCCAGGTCGTCTCCATCGACGGCGAGACCTTCAAGCAGACCACGCTGATGGAGAACCCGGACGACGAGGCCATCCGCAAGGCGGAGAAGCGCTTCAGCATCGGCTCGGCCGAACTCCTCTACTCGGACGGGCAGTTCTACATGGCCGCCACGTCGGTCCACAAGCCGAGCACCGTCACCCCCGACGAGAAGGTCTACCTCGTCGTCGCCTACGGCACCGACTGA
- a CDS encoding PQQ-binding-like beta-propeller repeat protein, translating into MSQPPSQQPPQGGFGAPQEPPNGAPQPPQGQPNPADAPQTPPPAQPPAPPAGPPQTPPPGAPAYGYPQQPPAQSGYGYPQQPGQAPGPYGQQAGPYGQQAGPYGQQPGPYGQQAPGPYGQQAPGPYGQQPQTGYGYPQQQYPGAPAPGGPGSGGGFLKGKTGIVVAAALAVVLAAGTGTWFLVSDSGDDDPKKPVATGSNDPKAPSESPTVDEGDGSGDGREAGDDLNAGRKPGEAKVAWLQKNDVDLPRSGSSVQGPWFVGDVVAKAMYRSVSGYSVADGKQKWKLDLPADVCATPNSPTPDGKIVIGVKNGTTDRADCSVLQMVDLNTGKAGWKKEVKQNGTWDFLSDIGLAISGDTVAVGRTGNSNAYRVSDGKELFGNPEGNCKPFAFSGGEKLIAAASCRTDDVKNPQHQVQELNPATGKPRWTYAPPRGWEVSKVYSSTPLVVRLEHEEKKQYTIVALTESGKLRSQLVPGKSNKLTADCGNSFAIFGEKLEGCSGVAADANTFYIATEDDSSGTARTNKVVAFNLNTGKPKWEAPAPAERVLKPLGMEGGNVLLYMRPKYDTAGAIVTLPPTGGTPTTLLQHPSGAGRVENGFFSSKVLYQGGRSFVFSQRVSASNDEEELEQTTMLVFEK; encoded by the coding sequence ATGAGCCAGCCGCCCAGCCAGCAACCGCCGCAGGGAGGCTTCGGGGCTCCGCAGGAGCCGCCGAACGGAGCTCCTCAGCCGCCCCAGGGCCAGCCGAATCCGGCCGATGCGCCGCAGACGCCGCCGCCCGCGCAGCCTCCGGCGCCCCCTGCCGGTCCGCCGCAGACGCCCCCGCCGGGCGCCCCGGCGTACGGCTACCCGCAGCAGCCCCCGGCGCAGTCCGGCTACGGCTACCCGCAGCAGCCCGGCCAGGCCCCCGGCCCGTACGGGCAGCAGGCCGGGCCCTACGGCCAGCAGGCCGGGCCCTACGGCCAGCAGCCCGGGCCCTACGGTCAGCAGGCCCCGGGCCCGTACGGGCAGCAGGCTCCCGGTCCGTACGGGCAGCAGCCCCAGACCGGTTACGGCTACCCGCAGCAGCAGTACCCCGGTGCCCCCGCCCCCGGCGGACCGGGCTCCGGCGGCGGGTTCCTCAAGGGCAAGACCGGCATCGTCGTCGCGGCGGCGCTCGCCGTGGTCCTGGCGGCCGGGACGGGCACCTGGTTCCTCGTGAGCGACAGCGGTGACGACGACCCGAAGAAGCCCGTCGCCACCGGCAGCAACGACCCCAAGGCCCCCAGCGAGTCGCCGACGGTCGACGAGGGCGACGGCAGCGGTGACGGGCGCGAGGCCGGCGACGACCTCAACGCCGGGCGCAAGCCGGGCGAGGCCAAAGTCGCCTGGCTCCAGAAGAACGACGTCGACCTGCCGCGCAGCGGCTCCTCCGTCCAGGGCCCCTGGTTCGTCGGCGACGTGGTCGCCAAGGCCATGTACCGCAGCGTGTCCGGCTACTCCGTCGCCGACGGCAAGCAGAAGTGGAAGCTCGATCTCCCCGCCGACGTGTGTGCCACGCCCAACTCCCCGACCCCCGACGGCAAGATCGTCATCGGGGTGAAGAACGGCACCACGGACCGCGCCGACTGCTCCGTCCTCCAGATGGTCGACCTCAACACCGGCAAGGCGGGCTGGAAGAAGGAGGTCAAGCAGAACGGGACCTGGGACTTCCTGTCGGACATCGGCCTGGCGATCAGCGGGGACACCGTCGCCGTCGGGCGCACCGGCAACTCCAACGCCTACCGGGTCAGCGACGGCAAGGAGCTGTTCGGCAACCCCGAGGGCAACTGCAAGCCCTTCGCCTTCTCCGGGGGCGAGAAGCTGATCGCCGCGGCCAGCTGCCGCACCGACGACGTCAAGAACCCGCAGCACCAGGTCCAGGAGCTGAACCCGGCCACCGGCAAGCCCCGGTGGACGTACGCGCCGCCGCGCGGCTGGGAGGTCAGCAAGGTCTACTCCTCCACCCCGCTCGTCGTGCGGCTGGAGCACGAGGAGAAGAAGCAGTACACCATCGTCGCGCTCACCGAGAGCGGCAAGCTCCGCTCCCAGCTCGTGCCCGGCAAGAGCAACAAGCTCACCGCCGACTGCGGCAACAGCTTCGCGATCTTCGGCGAGAAGCTCGAAGGGTGCAGCGGCGTCGCCGCCGACGCCAACACGTTCTACATCGCGACCGAGGACGACAGCAGCGGGACCGCCCGGACGAACAAGGTCGTCGCCTTCAACCTGAACACCGGGAAGCCCAAGTGGGAGGCGCCCGCCCCGGCCGAGCGCGTGCTGAAGCCGCTGGGCATGGAGGGCGGCAACGTCCTGCTCTACATGCGGCCGAAGTACGACACCGCCGGCGCCATCGTGACCCTCCCGCCGACCGGCGGCACCCCCACGACGCTGCTCCAGCACCCGTCGGGGGCCGGCCGGGTCGAGAACGGCTTCTTCTCCTCCAAGGTCCTCTACCAGGGCGGCCGCTCCTTCGTCTTCAGCCAGCGCGTGAGCGCGAGCAACGACGAGGAAGAGCTGGAGCAGACGACGATGCTGGTGTTCGAGAAGTGA